GAATGGTCAAACAGCACATTTTAGCAATTAATTATCATACTACTGCATTTTGAATCCGAAATCAAATCAAAATGTTGTTGGCAAGGTGAAACAGGGACTAAATAGGATATAGTATGCTCTTCTCCCAGGTCATTCCTGTACCAATAAATGCCTCTTTTAAGGCTTCAAAAAAAGTCTCTTTTCAAGTCCTCAGTGAGAAATATCCTTGAGGGAAGCATCGTCTCCTGTTGTGAAAAAATGTTCTGATATATTTGTGCAGTTTTTCCAGTTATTCTGAGGTGCTACATGGACCAGACTTGAGTGCACCAACATTTGATTGAGACACCAGTAGGAAATGTTTGCTGCATGAATCCAAGAACTGGATTTTCTTTACTACTGCAGATGTCCCTTGTCTTTTATGCCAGTAGAGCCATTATGGtgatttttcccctctccttcaCCACAATGACAAATGTCAGCACAATGaacatttggaattttttcatgtgaaaaacacaaacagaagaGTGCTAACCTAACCAGCTGTGCtatgtgaggaaaaaaacagccagGCAGACCACCCTGCTTAAGAAAGAAGGATACCTCATGCATCATGGTAACATGACAAATATCTGTAATGAATTTCATACtatgtaagaggaaaaaaaagggatttccATACTGAATATGCTGTACCATGCTACAGGTCTTTGCTCTCTGCATTTTAGAATGACACCATTGGTTTGTCTTTCAATGTGAGTTTAATTACAATGTCACTCTAATGCTGCCAGTAATAAGGAACTATTAGTACTGCTcttaaagagggaaaaaactttattgCAAAGAGTTAGGAATgctcttaaaataataaagggCAGTCAAGCAACCACATTTTCTCTGCCAAGAGCTTTTAAGATGTAACCCAGAGGATTAAAGCTTCATtaccaaaacatttttcctgttgCCACTTGAAAAAATTTTGCTGAATTTAATGACTAAAATGTAGGTAATAAAATTGCAACAATAATTGCATGCTTAAGAGTGAAGAGACAAAGTAGTTTTACTTTCACTGAAGAGATGACTTTTAGGACTGGCACTGTTTTGGACCCTAAAAGTACAAAGATCAATGCCACTGAAGAAGACAGAGATTTTTATGACCCCAAGACGGTGGATACAAGGGTTCATCTGAGATTTCAAATTTCAAAGAGCAACATACCAATATCAGGATATGTGTTTCTTTATAGAACATACatagttttaaaagaaacaacattCTACAAGATAGGCTCTGAAGATTCCTTAATAAAAAGTGCTCAATTTTTGTGTCATTTCTATCCATTACTAGTGCCtaaagcagctggaaatggtGATGTGCTTCTAAACCATGCAGACAGAAAGTGGCAATCAACATGGGATCTGTGGCAAgccagctttttaaaaaaacattatatTTAGACAATACTTCAGGGTACATCAGTCTGCCTTCTTCTTCTTGGATTGAGCGGTCAAAAATGCTAGaggcttgtttgtttttcatggcTACATAGTTCAAAGATCTACAAGTGTATAAGACATTAAATATTCTCCAAATTTTCCAACACCCTCACACTCCGAATCACTGATGTGAAGCAGAATGGAAAAGGTCAGAGATCACCAGTACAAAGATGGCAACTAGAAGAGCAATTCCATTAGGCAGAGGAACACTTACACTAAGGCATCCAAGAAGACATTCCAATCTGGATCTGGCATTGCAGTAAGACACAAATACTTCCATCTTCAATTTATAAACTTTcagtcaaattaattttttaaaaaagtgactGGAAGTTCTTGGCATTAATATTAAATCAGTGCTTTAGCTGTGGAAGCTGGTTCACTCCTACAGTCTTTTTAATTGATCGTTTTTGAGGATTAACCATCTTCAGGTTTCCTGGAACACTGTGTCttcctctgaaataaaatgggTGAAGTTAGTCAGCAAATGTCACATTGCCTGTACATTTTAATGACTAAAAATGTGCATGCTTTCTATATTTGCATATCTGATTACTACTGTGAATTAATAAacctgagaaaggaaaaaaacaagtataTTTCTAGGTTCGCAGGTTAGCAGAGCATCTAATTATTCTGCAAACTCAATTTTCATCTCACGATTCCTGTTACCTAAGTGATGTCATTTGAAGAACATGAACAGAATACTAAGTATTGGCACTAGGAGAGTGATAACTGGCTACAGAGACATTTTCATCAGTTAAAGAATTCCCAccagaaaaggggaaaacactTCATGTAGATGTAGTTACAGCTCTCTGCAGGTATTCCACTCTGGAAAGCCAGGCTCTTGAACCCATGATCACTAGAAATGCCTGCAGGAGATGCTGGCAGCAGACTTTTGAAGTGGTATTCATCATGGATACATACACCATCTACATGAAACCAGCTAGAGCTTCATCTTGATCTTCTATGAAATCTGTGGGAATGTAAAGAAATCTCCAGGGAAAGAACAGCGCTTCTGCAAGCTGGAAGGGTCATTCTCCTAACCAAGAAGCCTGCCTTTCTGCTCCTATGCAATGTccctttgtttctcttcctgttcATTACTGCAGAGGAAAGACAGCACTTTACATACTCTAACAACAATATACAGAGCTTCAGTGTCTTTCTCAAGCAAAGgcattttgaaggaaaatatatcAAAGCATCACAGTGTTGTATTTGTCATGATATCCAGATATGTGATAGAAGCTACAACAACGGTATCTATACAAGTTTCAAATTTGTGGGGAAGGAGGCAACAAAGTCAAACCTAGGGCTCACTAGTCTTCTTGGGATTGACACATCCTTTGTTCCAGCTCTTACAAGCAGTCTTGGTCTTGAAGGGACCTTGGAAGCTCACAATCCAAGGCCCCAGTGTGCTCAATAATcaatttttcaaattcaaatcAGTTGATTACTCAAAATCAATTGATTAAACTGAAGATACAGctgaacaaagcagaaaatgcctGTGTGGAattctgcaggcagcacaacCTCTTCCACTCAAAACCAGCTAGACTTACAGACTTAGAAGCCAGGTAACTGCAGCAGTGCAGTGTTGAAACTGAGCTAATAAGCCCCATCATAAGTCTCAGTGTAACAGCAGGGGTCAGAATGACAATAAATTGGCTGCTCAAATTGCATCAGAGATATGGGCCATGAAGACATCCACGTTCGTCCCAACTGTCAGCTAGCCTATCTTCTTGTCCTGTAATAACCACAAAAAGGACCTCTGCTGAACTTGCTTCTGTTTTGGATGGCCAGGAAACTGAATGCATCAACAATTAGTTGTTGGAACTCTGGTTACTGAGAATTTTaggctttctgtgctgacaggcactgatcTCTATACCATCTCGCACATATAATTCCAACCTTagcaaaaaaagagcaaagaatcCACATTAGTCTTCACAACTACTAcccaaaaatgttttcagtcttCATTTAATACACAGGTTGGGCTTTCTGTACCTGTTCCTATAGTTAAAATAAGCATTAAGCAGTTTCTTAGTATGGTGTGAATTCCAAAGCAGATATTTTGTAAAAAGGCTAAAAAGGTGAGATAAGAACTCTagacagaaaattttcaaattactcTCAAGAACATCCATGTCTTCtcttattttaatgaaattatttctcattaatATCAGCTTGAACAAAGAACCCCCAGGCtataaatcaaaatataattaaaaaggaataataTAACAATGGCTGTAGTTACCTTGTGATGTTCATGAGGTGCATACTTATATTCtagtattttcttaaaacacaAACTATGCCAAATCCCCACTCTTACATCCACGTTGCCAGCAAAGATCAAAGTTTGTCCTCAAAGTTCTAAGTCACTGGCTATAAAAGTCAATCAACTGAAAACTAGGTCCTTCTATACTAAGGACAATTTAAAGGatgaaaaattatcttcatGTGTTTAAAGAACattgaaaagtaaaagaaaaagtcCTCTTAGGGGACTGATTGGGGATTGAATTAGGGGATTGAATGGGGATATTTTGTTATACCACACATCTTCTGAGACCAGCAGTTACAGgacactttattttcttttacactttattttcttttgtttgatataaagaaaattacagaaacaCACTGTGATATAATTGCAGGGTAAATAATGGTCTactaaaatagattttaaaaaaccccaccataATCACAGATCAGTGCTAACCCTCAGCAAACCTCTGTATCTGGCTGATGATATTTAATCTCACTGCAGAGGCAGTGAATCCTCCTGATTCTAGCTTTCTGACCTTCTCCATAGGAACCATGTTAAATATTACCAGGGTCAAAAGTGATACAGTTGGCATATGGGGCACTTCAAACCCACACAGTGTTTTTTATGTGTTGAGGAACTTCAGTTATAGAACTGAATCCATACTGTACTGCATTAATTCATATTCTACTAATATATTCTCCTGGAATATCAAGATTCACTATTCCAGTTTATGAAATCCTGTGGTTCTGTGCTtacacagaaggaaagaaaaaggctggTAAGCAAATAGGTCTACACAACATCATGTTTATAATTTACTCATTACATTTTTAGATTATTCCAATATATATTGTGTATgcttattttaataatataggTAAGTGGGTTTGTGGAAGAGTATTTAATGTGAGACACTAAATACATAGAAACCATACTATTTTAGGAAGTTtccaaatataatttatttggGAGAGTTTCAAAATTAAGTATTATATCTGCTTGCTTCCACACTTTTGTAGACATCTGTTTATGGCCATTGGAGGCAGGTGACTGGGTCTAACAAACTTTTCATATATGCTCCCTATATTCTTCACACTTTATTCTTAACATATTcaattcagttaaaaaaataaatctcctcAAATTTCAAGCCTATCCACAAGTATTacaatcagaaattaattttatttctctttatctCAGAGAAGATAGACTTTTTTCAGATTTGTATTTCTAACCCATATAACTAAACAGAAGTCTGTTAAACAATGATTTAAACATATGTATTTTCAACATTAGCATTAAATAAAACTGATGAAAAACAATATCAAAAATTATGTTGAGTAATGCTTTGTCATTGGGCTTATGCTGTGATATTTATCATGAAGAGAAAGTTGCAATATTCAAAGCAGTACTTAGCAAAAAATAATCAACTAGAAAACAGggaatataaagaaaatttaccTCAGTATCTGTTTTTCTCCCTTGCCAGTCAGagcatctgtttttttcctttcaacaaTTTTAGGTTTAGCTGAGGTCTGCAATAGCCAAATTTTTACAAAACAAGTTAAATCCTAACCTCAATCACagttacagaagaaaataggaTTTGCATGGATTTACTTTATTGAAGACAAGAAATTTTTGTAATTGAGGAACTCCAGTATTGAAGATGATGGCCAGTATAATTTATCATCTTATCATATCTGAGGAgatgtgattctgtgacataTGAGGAAACAGCAATGCCAAGGTTGTCTTCActgtttttataatttatatgaATATAGAGTACCAGTATATATGACTGTTATCCATAGCATTGTTTTTGCTGATACAGATTACTCCAGGCCTATCCCAACAAAAATTAGCCATTGTTGTACAAGCAGCTTTCCAGATGTAGCAATGTATAACCCTGGGccttttctgcaaagaaatccCAGTTGCATGTCAGATTCCACTATGCTAGCAACAGTTTGTGGCAAAAATCTGGCCTGAAAGAATGGCCTTTTTAAAGAACCACTATAGTTCTTCTTTGCTTGCCTCTCAAATTGATTTCTGAACACCCCCAGAGAGTGCCTTTAAGATCTGTGGActccaaatcccaaaccaaTGCTTTGCCAGattgaaatcaaaacaaaaaagcaaacaagaataCACCAGAAACCATTGGTGCCTCTAGAATGAGTTCTCAAAAttgtataatttattttaaaactataatTTAATACTGACTAGACAAGACAAACTTTAAAAgcactcagaagaaaaaaatattttgtaaatactaaaaaaaaaagcagaaaagcactCTGTaataaaaaggtaattaaaataaatgtctgctCAGAAGCATCTTTGTCTTCTGCTTCTGCCACAGACTTCAGGAGGGATccaaacaaagcaggaaaaacctAAAACACCTGGTATTTTTTAATACCTACCTGTAAAAAACTTCCAtgctatgatttttttccttagtgtCAGCtataaaaaaataccaacataatgagagaaaacaaaggcTTAAAAGAACACTATATCCATATGAGAGTGTCACTAGGATACACTGTTGTCACAGGACAGCAATACCCTGTGGTATATTTACTGTGCAGTATATGAAAATTGTTAGCCTATGGGTAAATCCTTCTAACCCAACAGCAGCCAGTATCACTGTGCAGACTCTTGAACACTGATATTTTAGTACTGTCGAAAGAGTCTGTACTGAATGTATGTCTACTTCTGCCTCTGTTGTTAAAGTGAACTGTTAAAAGAGAAGGCAGATTTTAACatatacagattttaaaataatataaaagccAAATCAAAGTCATTGCAGAAAAAGACCTGAAGGGAACAGATAAACCACTGATCCTTTTGAAATCAACAGtaaaccacagaatcatagaatatctaaagttggaagggacccataaagATCATAAATTCCAActtcctgctccttgcaggacTACTTAAAATTAAAGACTGTCATTCAATTGCTCCTTGAAGTCCTTGAAGACAGGTTTAGTGCTATGACCAATTCCCTGGGGATCATGATCCAGTGATTGACCACCCTTTCAATCAAGACCCTTTTCCTAACCTTCAATCTACATTTCCCCTGATGCAGCTTCATTCCCTTTCCTCACTGGTCACCACTGGTCACCACGGAGAGGAGATCAGCAcctgcccctcctctgcccCCCTGGAGGAAGGTGTAGTGTGGGGTGAGGTCACTGCTCAGCAATGGGGTCACCCTCAGCCTTCTCTCATCCCAGCTGAACCAACCAAGTGACCCCAGCTGTTTCTCATAAATCTTGCCCTTGAGGCCAGACCACACTGTTCACCCTCCCTGGGACACACTTGCGTAGTTGGATGCCCTTCTTAGACTGAGGCGCtcaaaactgcacacagcagctgggatgtgggGGTGACTGCCCTGCTCAGATCAGCAATGTACAAGGTAGATGTTTAATCTAAACTACTCACTTATGCTCTGCTTAGAGCTCAggagaagggacagaaaagtccctagggaaattaatttcatcttGACCTAAAACAGAAGTGATACTTTCCACATGATTCTTTCTTCATAGATTACAGAGGATTCCTCTACAACTACTTTAGAATGGCTATTTGACATTTAGAGAACTAAAGATAGGAATATTAATCTGAGGATGACTATTTTGCTCTCATATGATACTGAAATCATGAGAGTAAATAATTAATTGCTGAAAATATTATGTACTAACTACTTCGAGTGTTGATGGCAAAATCATAGACCCCAGTGCCTCACTATGCAACAGGCCAGCGCATATACCTCAATTCAAATGGTGTCCTAAGCATATTTAAGTGTTTTTATAGGGAGCTGAACATAGGGACTCCTCTTGCTAGCATGTTCAGtaataaaatctgcttttatttcctttcttcctccagAAGTTCTCAGTTTCACTGCTAATGTAAAGATATTAACAGTTATAATGAGCATTTCCCAGGCTTTTTCTTGGTTTCATGCTGGAAAGTTCATTTAAGCAATTCTTTTAGATTTCCCAAAGTAGCAATGAACCATGTAAGGGAATCAGTTGCCCACTGTGCAAACACATGCTAATTACAGGTTTTTACTCCAGTTAGCTACGAAAGGGACTCAGTGGCAGCAATTCTTGAATATCACACTAAGGtattaattttacattatttagGAATTTAGAGCTTTTCTAGAATAAGAAGTACTATAAATCTTTACAGATTTCTTTACAGGTTTCTCCAGTTTGTAGTATAAAATTTCATGTATTACATAATTTGCATCAATAAAATTTAACCTGTGATTTCACCAAAACAAGGTATTTTATCCCTGATTTATAAAGTCAATGGAAATATATGTTGCATTTAATTCTGAACTGGTTGGATAGTttatcttcaaaagaaaaaaggagatatATAAAAAGGAGGAATTACTACTTAAGGTGTCTGTCACTACTGCTGacattttgcttctgttctgtTCAACTGCATAGCAGTCTTGTGACTAATGGATGGCCAAGCATCAGAAAATTGCTTCAGTTTTCTCAGTTATGGGCACTTTACTATGCTAGGGAACACTGAAACTCTAATCgatacaaaagcaaaaaaagtatttcaaataaataaactgtACAATCTTTCAATTTATGGCtcttaaaatttttcaaaagcagcttttttaaGATATTTGGTAGACAAATGAAGTAATAAAACACCCTGATCTAATGGCATTAAAGATACTGTTGTTATATCAAGAAAGCATTAAAAGTTACTGAGTTACACGTTTCTTACCTGTAAGATCTCTGAGAGGTACAAGCGCCGCTCATCATTAACTTTGTGGTAAGCCTACAGTTAAAATGAGATATAGGCTATCATTAAGCACAAATTTTCAAATCTGAATCATACAGAAGATTCAGATATACAACAGAGCCTTTTTCCAGTGGCACATTTTTTGGAACTATTCTGTTGTGTGCTCCATACAATCTGTTTGCCATACAACATAACAGCTTTTACAGTCTAGAGGGATAGTGATTACAAACCTTTGCTTCTTGTTCCAGTCTAAGTTCATAGTCCTTTAGCTGGCTCTGGagacttttcttctcttcttctagTTGTTTAAGAACCTCCTTTAAGGAACCCTGTGGTTAGGGTAAATAAAACAGTGTTTTATAATAATTTCCATTCTCTATAAAGATGTCAGCACTATAGTGCTTATTCTTCAAGCATAATGATGTTTGTCATACtgtgcattttttgttttcatggttCTAGATGGCACACTGCAGAGGCAAAAGCAATTAACCACATGCTACAATTACCAGTTATGCATTACACATTTCCACTGTTTTAAAATGACACAGGTACAGTTTTCcacactgctgctccttggCATCTTAAGCAAAGTCACCTTGTGATGACAAGTCAGAATTGCTCCTTTGTTCTAACCAAAATTCCCTGTAATGGCTCTTCTTTAGCAGGAAGGAGATTTCACATCTTACCAGCACATCCATTTTCAAACTACTTGCTGAGAGAGCTGCTGGGCTAGTTGAAGAGCCATATGGACATCAAAGGCAACTCATACCAATTTGGCTAGAAAGCAATACTTTGTGGAGAGACTGTCTTAGGTGTGCAGCCATCTACATTGTCTACAATAGGAATGATTAACAACAGTAGAGTCCATTTTTGGTTACTGGCACTGGCCAAATCTTTGCTTGTGTAATGGAATCAAAACACACATCCACACTTGGGAGGACCCAAGCAGGTCCTCCTCTACTACTAACACAGGGAACTGCTTTTCATAATCTCATTCATACTTTGACCCATTCCATCCCATAGAGACATTATTATAGAAGTCTCTAACACAGAGTTTGCCCTCCAAATTCAGGAACACTGCATTACAACAAAGAGGAATTTGGGCAAACATGCCAGGAGGCCTGTTTGGATGAACAAGTAGCTCCTGAACAAATTCAAACACACAAAGGAAGCCTAGAGAGGGTAGAAACATAGACTGGTAGCCTGGGAGGAATACAGGGATTGTTTGAACTGTCAGGGACCAGTTTAGGAAAGCTACAGCCCTGACAGAATTAAACAGAGCCAGGGATGTCAAGGGCAACAAGAAAAGCTTCTATAGGTATGTTAGTGATAATAGGAAGTCTAGGGAGAATGTGCATCCTTTCcagagaatggattgagagcgGTCTTTAGAAGGAGGACTTGGGGATGTTGGCAGACGAAAATCTCGGCATGATCTGGCCATGTGGCTTGCAGTCCAGAAAACCAACAGtttcctgggctgcatcagaAGTGTGGCAAACGGGCTGAGGGAAGTGATTgccctcctctgctctgctctcttgagaccccacctggagtactgaACCCAACTCTGGGAACAAAAatcacagggctggagcatctctcctctGAAGATAGGCTGAGacagctggggttgttcagcctggacaagagaaggctctggggagacatTACAGCATCTTCTAGTACCTGAAGAGGGCCTACAAGagaactggagagggactttttacaaagGTATGTAGcgacaggacaaggggtaatggctttaaactgcaAGAGaacaggtttagattagatattaggaagaatttttttcctgtgaggcACAggtacaggttgcccagagaagttgtttatgccccatccctggaggtctttggggttggatgggactctgagcaagACAATCTAGTGTAAGCTGTCCCtctccatggcaggaggttggaactaaatggtctttaaggtcccttccaaccaaaaccattccatgattctattaTGATTCAAGGTCAGTCAAGTTTGTTCTTGTACTTAAATGActgttcttcctcctccctgctgttTGTGCCCAGCGTGTATAAACTGAAGACATGAGCAtcttttttctgcattcattttaCTAGAATGATTAAGCTGAACTTGCAGAAATTATCTTTCATGCACCAGGCTGTCTTTTCATAGTAATCCCTTTGTGCCCCAGGCCGGAGCTCAACCTTCTTATGGCTAGAGAACAGAACTGGCCTACAGTATGCAGTACTCCAAAAGCCATCTCACTGCCTTGAACAATCAGTGATACTTCTTTACCGATATAAATTTTAGGattgcattttccttttgcacAGCTGCACAATAATGGCTCACAGTCAACAAGGCATCAGCTAGAATACCCAGATGCTCCCCTGCAGTTGTATCAGTTCTCTCATAACATAATTTCTTTACCCTTTTATAAATTCTTTGGTCTACACTATTAAATTTTactcacatttttaataaactaCTCTTcactgtctttctttttctaaaccACGTCCAAATCCcaattatattatataattgGTTTCAGGAGAGAGATATCACAATCTAATTCTACTGCGTGTATCAAGGTCATGCATTAAATATTAAGGTTCGTCTTAAACCTGGTCCTGGAAGACCTCAGCTTGTACTCTCCCAGCAGACTCCTTCACTAATCACTGCTATCATGTTCCATTTGCCAGCTCTTTACTCCTCTaacaaatatattcattttcattttctccaaatTAATCAGTCACTTCCCATGTGACATGATATCTTTATCAGAGGTCACAGTGAACAAGATGACTATATTTATTGTGACAACATATGTATTGTTTTATCACAGAATGTCAACAGGTTTACCCACCATGAGCCCCTTTTAATATATCCatatttcaatttcattttgcaaCAACTATTCATCTCTTTATCTCTACAATGAAAAAAGGGGTTTTCTCCAGTGCACAAAATGTGCACGTTTATTAGAACCACTTGCTATCATATCAGTGATGTGACAAACCAGTTCTTTCAGAATCCTGAGATATGGATTACCCATTTCCCTCATTTTAAGCATATTCAGCTCTTTGAGTTTTCCTTAGGATTTAGTTATTGTCATTTCTTCTTCCAAGCACTTGCTGACATTAGCTAGTTTTAACTTTCTCCTGCATTTTATTGTTTCTGCCTTTACTTAAAACTTAGGCAATATATACATTTTAGTTTTAAGTGAATGAATTCATGATCACTTAATCCAACAGGTTTTTTGACTGGATTTTCTGCAATGTTCTTGTAAAtcttaaaaatctaaaatagcATTGTGTCCCATAGATAATAATTTTATCTattattttctgataaaatgTGTTAATTATCCATTGACTTTTGTGCCCCATCATTATTAGCACTTGGTTTTTAGTCTTTATTTACAAGTCTAACATACAATACAACTTCTGTGAGTAGTCTAATAATATTATATCCAAATTCATCCAtccaaataatatatttatatgtatatttgaCTGGATTCAGTCTGAGGTGAGGTTATCTACATTTGAATGTCCAAATGTGAGCTGAACTCCTACTAAGAGTCAGAGTGAAGATAATCAATGATGTGCAGTGATTCATTCAGCTAAGCAGCTAAAGAGCTCAGCTCAGTTCCATCTGAGTTCTTTCAGAGAGTCCAAGACATTCATGTGTGGCAGATATGACACATGGCTTACACAAGACACATCCTTCTGGAGCAGTAACAGGCTACTGTGCACTGAAACATCTTCAAGACTCATTGCTTACCAATTATTTCACTGAAGATGCCAACCAAATAAATCTAGATACAAATCTCTTTTACTCAGCTGACTGTATTAATAAGACCTAACTGCCTATAGTAGGAATTGAAAGACCTAACAAAGAGGTAGACAGCtaaatataaaaaagtaaatatttgtgTCATAATATTTAAGAGAATCGTATTATTCAATGTACATTTCAATATTATTTCCCAGTACTATTGTGACTAAACTTTGTTTTCCAATCCATCCTCAAGATTAATTCATCCCAAGAGCTGATGAAGAAAGAATCAACAACATTATTGTCAAAGTCTCTCACATCTGCTACATACCACATctatctctgttttctttcctggcaAGTGTGTACCTTTAATACTTGTTATCC
This sequence is a window from Vidua chalybeata isolate OUT-0048 chromosome 2, bVidCha1 merged haplotype, whole genome shotgun sequence. Protein-coding genes within it:
- the CCDC169 gene encoding coiled-coil domain-containing protein 169 isoform X2, which codes for MQMLESSIFELRNTVTELEKSLNSVENEDNEWKTRYETQVELNKQLERQINILRDKVELIHGNPADKLSLVRTFDKMPMGSLKEVLKQLEEEKKSLQSQLKDYELRLEQEAKAYHKVNDERRLYLSEILQTSAKPKIVERKKTDALTGKGEKQILRGRHSVPGNLKMVNPQKRSIKKTVGVNQLPQLKH
- the CCDC169 gene encoding coiled-coil domain-containing protein 169 isoform X1 codes for the protein MGERGARRAAEPERLALELGRERQKQQMLESSIFELRNTVTELEKSLNSVENEDNEWKTRYETQVELNKQLERQINILRDKVELIHGNPADKLSLVRTFDKMPMGSLKEVLKQLEEEKKSLQSQLKDYELRLEQEAKAYHKVNDERRLYLSEILQTSAKPKIVERKKTDALTGKGEKQILRGRHSVPGNLKMVNPQKRSIKKTVGVNQLPQLKH